In Triticum urartu cultivar G1812 chromosome 6, Tu2.1, whole genome shotgun sequence, the following proteins share a genomic window:
- the LOC125513331 gene encoding probable UDP-N-acetylglucosamine--peptide N-acetylglucosaminyltransferase SPINDLY, protein MQPGMEPLQGKESNGAVPDCNGAAAPPAKQQLPEGTDALRYANILRSRNKFADALQLYSTVLDKDGTNVEALIGKGICLQAQSLPRQALDCFTEAVKVDPKNACALTHCGMIYKDEGHLVEAAEAYQKARSADPSYKAAAEFLAIVLTDLGTSLKLAGNTEDGIQKYCEALEVDSHYAPAYYNLGVVYSEMMQFDVALTCYEKAALERPLYAEAYCNMGVIYKNRGELDAAIACYDRCLTISPNFEIAKNNMAIALTDLGTKVKIEGDINQGVAYYKKALFYNWHYADAMYNLGVAYGEMLNFEMAIVFYELALHFNPRCAEACNNLGVIYKDRDNLDKAVECYQMALSIKPNFSQSLNNLGVVYTVQGKMDAAASMIEKAILANPTYAEAYNNLGVLYRDAGSITLSVQAYERCLQIDPDSRNAGQNRLLAMNYIDEGSDDRLYDAHREWGKRFMKLYAQYTSWDNIKVADRPLVIGYVSPDFFTHSVSYFVEAPLTHHDYTNCKVVVYSGVVKADAKTLRFKDKVLKKGGVWRDIYGIDEKKVATLVREDKVDILVELTGHTANNKLGTMACRPAPIQVTWIGYPNTTGLPAIDYRITDSLADSPNTNQRHVEELVRLPESFLCYTPSPEAGPVCPTPAISNGFVTFGSFNNLAKITPKVMQVWARILCAVPNSRLVVKCKPFCCDSIRQKFLSTLEELGLESLRVDLLPLIHLNHDHMQAYSLMDISLDTFPYAGTTTTCESLYMGVPCVTMAGSVHAHNVGVSLLTKVGLGRLVAKTEDEYVSLALELASDVSALEELRKSLRELMIKSPVCDGESFTRGLESAYRSMWHRYCDGDSPALRRLEVLAGEDLDKTAVKLADLKAQRVNATAEEDNQSPLKKADATSKGGEPQIMVNDVSSPEGNQALVTAEAQPQIMVNGGSSPHSPSVRCEANGHSSR, encoded by the exons aTGCAGCCAGGGATGGAGCCCCTCCAAGGGAAGGAGAGCAACGGCGCCGTTCCTGACTGCAATGGGGCTGCTGCCCCCCCTGCGAAGCAGCAGCTGCCGGAAGGGACGGACGCCCTTCGCTATGCCAACATCCTCCGGTCACGCAACAAATTTGCTGATGCTCTCCAGTTGTACAGTACCGTTCTTGACAAGGATGGAACCAATGTGGAGGCCCTTATCGGAAAAGGGATCTGCCTCCAGGCCCAGAGCCTGCCAAGGCAGGCCTTGGATTGCTTCACCGAGGCTGTCAAGGTCGATCCCAAGAATGCGTGTGCTCTCACGCATTGTGGGATGATATACAAAGACGAGGGTCACCTGGTTGAGGCCGCAGAG GCATATCAAAAAGCTCGAAGTGCGGATCCTTCCTATAAAGCTGCTGCAGAATTTCTTGCTATAGTTTTGACCGATCTTGGAACTAGCTTGAAGCTTGCAGGCAATACAGAAGATGGGATTCAAAAATATTGTGAAGCTCTTGAAGTGGATAGCCACTACGCG CCTGCTTATTACAACCTTGGGGTGGTTTATTCAGAGATGATGCAGTTTGACGTAGCTCTTACTTGTTATGAAAAAGCTGCATTGGAGAGACCATTGTATGCTGAAGCTTATTGCAATATGGGGGTTATTTACAAGAATCGGGGAGAGCTAGACGCAGCAATTGCCTGCTACGACAG GTGCTTGACTATTTCCCCCAACTTTGAGATTGCTAAGAATAACATGGCAATAGCACTAACCGACTTGGGTACAAAG GTTAAAATTGAAGGTGACATCAATCAAGGTGTGGCATATTACAAGAAAGCTCTGTTCTATAATTGGCACTATGCTGATGCAATGTATAATCTTGGTGTTGCATATGGTGAAATGTTGAATTTTGAGATG GCTATTGTTTTTTATGAACTTGCTCTGCACTTCAATCCTCGCTGTGCGGAGGCATGCAACAACCTGGGAGTGATATACAAGGATAGGGATAATCTCGACAAAGCTGTTGAATGTTATCAA ATGGCCTTGTCAATTAAGCCAAATTTCTCCCAGTCATTGAATAACCTTGGAGTTGTCTATACAGTTCAG GGCAAGATGGATGCTGCTGCAAGCATGATTGAGAAGGCCATACTTGCAAATCCCACTTATGCTGAAGCATACAATAACTTAG GTGTTCTTTACAGAGATGCTGGAAGTATTACGTTATCTGTACAGGCATATGAAAGATGCCTGCAAATTGATCCTGATTCACGAAATGCCGGTCAG AACCGTTTGCTTGCCATGAACTATATTGACGAGGGCTCAGATGACAGGCTTTATGATGCTCACAG GGAATGGGGAAAGCGCTTTATGAAATTGTATGCACAGTATACTAGTTGGGATAACATAAAAGTCGCTGATCGTCCACTGGTCATTGGTTATGTGTCTCCTGATTTTTTTACTCACTCCGTGTCTTACTTCGTTGAAGCCCCCCTTACACACCATGATTACACAAATTGCAAGGTGGTCGTCTATTCTGGTGTTGTGAAG GCAGATGCCAAGACCCTTCGATTCAAGGATAAGGTGTTAAAAAAGGGCGGGGTCTGGAGAGATATATATGGTATTGATGAAAAGAAGGTTGCTACCTTGGTCAGAGAGGATAAAGTGGATATACTTGTGGAACTTACTGGTCATACAGCAAATAATAAACTAGGAACAATGGCGTGCCGCCCTGCTCCTATTCAG GTTACATGGATTGGTTACCCTAATACGACAGGTTTACCAGCAATTGACTACAGAATAACAGATTCATTGGCTGATTCTCCTAATACAAACCAAAG GCATGTTGAAGAGTTGGTGCGCCTTCCTGAAAGTTTTCTTTGTTACACTCCTTCTCCAGAAGCTGGGCCGGTTTGTCCCACACCAGCAATTTCAAATGGTTTCGTCACGTTTGGTAGTTTTAACAATCTAGCAAAG ATCACACCGAAAGTTATGCAAGTTTGGGCCAGAATATTATGTGCAGTCCCTAACTCACGGCTTGTGGTTAAGTGCAAGCCATTCTGCTGTGACAGTATAAGACAGAAATTTTTATCGACACTTGAGGAGTTGGGTTTGGAGTCACTACGAGTTGATTTACTACCACTCATCCATCTCAACCATGACCACATGCAAGCATATTCCTTAATGGACATCAG CCTAGATACGTTTCCATATGCTGGGACTACCACTACATGTGAATCTCTTTACATGGGGGTTCCATGTGTTACAATGGCTGGTTCAGTTCATGCTCATAATGTTGGTGTTAGCCTACTCACTAAAGTTG GGTTGGGGAGGCTGGTTGCCAAAACGGAGGATGAATATGTTAGCTTAGCATTGGAGTTGGCATCAGATGTGAGTGCCTTAGAAGAACTGAGGAAGAGCCTCCGGGAACTGATGATAAAATCACCAGTCTGTGACGGAGAGAGTTTCACACGTGGCCTGGAATCTGCATACAGAAGCATGTGGCATAGGTACTGTGATGGGGATTCACCAGCTCTCAGGCGCTTAGAAGTGTTGGCGGGCGAAGACTTGGACAAGACGGCTGTGAAACTTGCCGATCTTAAAGCACAGAGAGTGAACGCTACTGCTGAGGAAGATAATCAGTCCCCGCTAAAGAAGGCTGACGCCACGTCCAAGGGAGGCGAGCCCCAAATAATGGTGAACGACGTGAGTTCTCCTGAAGGTAACCAGGCCCTCGTAACGGCGGAAGCGCAGCCCCAAATAATGGTGAATGGTGGGAGTTCCCCTCACTCCCCTTCGGTGAGATGCGAAGCAAATGGGCATAGCAGCCGATGA